A window of Bradyrhizobium sp. AZCC 1610 contains these coding sequences:
- a CDS encoding cytochrome P450 — protein sequence MSNAPHFNIDVPTFWADPYPALAQMRKEAPIAFVPQLGSTVFTRRDDIFTQEKRIDVFSSHQPNGLMNVLMGHNMMRKDGDAHMTERQAMFPAVSPRTVRDTWIRQFQAHADRILDELVPKGSADLCKELALPLSAECLKDVTGLTNMRYQDMDAWSQAMIDGIANYTGNKEVEARCHAATSGIDAAIDDMIPVVKKHPNTSILSVLLASGQNMESIRANIKLAISGGQNEPRDAISGATWALLTHPEQLALVREGKAKWIDVFEEYARWIAPIQMSPRRVAKPWTYRGVDFEPEDRVFFMFGSANRDEASFNDPDRFDITRDTQKSIAFGAGPHYCAGAFASRAMVADVALPSAFARLKGLRLDDSEPVRIGGWAFRGLLNLPVKWDAA from the coding sequence CCCTACCCTGCACTGGCGCAGATGCGGAAGGAGGCGCCGATCGCGTTCGTGCCGCAGCTCGGCTCGACCGTGTTCACCCGGCGCGACGACATCTTCACCCAGGAGAAGCGCATCGACGTGTTCTCCTCGCACCAGCCGAACGGGCTGATGAATGTGCTGATGGGCCACAACATGATGCGCAAGGATGGCGATGCGCACATGACGGAGCGGCAGGCGATGTTTCCCGCGGTGTCGCCGCGCACGGTGCGCGACACCTGGATCCGGCAGTTTCAGGCCCACGCCGACCGTATCCTCGACGAGCTCGTGCCGAAAGGCTCCGCCGATCTCTGTAAAGAGCTGGCGCTGCCGCTGTCGGCCGAATGCCTGAAGGACGTCACCGGGCTCACCAACATGCGCTACCAGGACATGGACGCGTGGTCGCAGGCGATGATCGACGGCATCGCCAATTACACCGGCAACAAGGAGGTCGAGGCGCGCTGCCATGCGGCAACATCCGGCATCGATGCCGCGATCGACGACATGATTCCGGTGGTGAAGAAGCACCCGAACACCTCGATCCTGAGCGTGCTGCTGGCTTCAGGCCAGAACATGGAAAGCATCCGCGCCAACATCAAGCTTGCGATTTCGGGCGGGCAGAACGAGCCGCGCGACGCGATATCAGGCGCGACCTGGGCGTTGCTGACGCATCCCGAGCAGCTCGCGCTGGTGCGCGAGGGAAAAGCAAAGTGGATCGACGTGTTCGAGGAGTATGCGCGCTGGATTGCACCGATCCAGATGTCGCCGCGCCGCGTCGCCAAGCCGTGGACTTATCGCGGCGTCGACTTCGAGCCGGAAGACCGCGTGTTCTTCATGTTCGGCTCGGCCAATCGCGACGAGGCCTCGTTCAACGATCCGGATCGTTTCGACATCACCCGCGACACCCAGAAGAGCATCGCCTTCGGCGCCGGCCCGCATTATTGCGCCGGTGCGTTCGCCTCTCGCGCCATGGTGGCCGACGTCGCGCTGCCGAGCGCATTCGCGCGGCTGAAAGGCCTGCGGCTGGACGACAGCGAACCGGTGCGGATCGGCGGCTGGGCGTTTCGCGGCCTGCTCAATCTGCCAGTGAAGTGGGACGCTGCCTGA
- a CDS encoding Bug family tripartite tricarboxylate transporter substrate binding protein has translation MPKLTKCLSVAAIVLAAVTGAARAQQDFPTKPIQLMVAFPAGGSTDIAARIVASIAEKALGQPIVIVNRGGAGGQIGWTELVRQRPDGYYIGFINLPATNTVILDPERRATFTEEDLTPIINQVLDPGVIWVRADSLYKTVQDLIDAAKKSPGTIRAATTGILSDDHLAILMTEEAAPGAKFRLVHLEGGAAQFKEIMAGNIDVAFDNVGSIVKRVQSGEVRALAVMDDVRSKFLPDVPTMKELGFPTVISSSTRGVAGPKGMAAPLVAKLRDVLKKAMEDPEHVKKLEEQGLAIKIMIGDEYEKYFAETHAKAKKYTEWAKDRPPM, from the coding sequence ATGCCCAAGCTCACGAAATGCCTCTCCGTCGCGGCCATTGTGCTCGCCGCGGTGACCGGAGCTGCGAGGGCGCAGCAGGATTTTCCCACCAAGCCGATCCAGCTGATGGTCGCCTTCCCGGCGGGAGGATCGACCGATATTGCGGCGCGCATCGTCGCATCCATCGCCGAGAAGGCGCTGGGACAGCCGATCGTGATCGTCAACCGCGGCGGTGCCGGCGGCCAGATCGGGTGGACCGAATTGGTGCGCCAGAGGCCCGACGGCTACTACATCGGCTTCATCAACCTGCCCGCTACCAATACGGTGATCCTCGATCCGGAGCGCAGGGCGACCTTCACCGAGGAGGACCTCACACCGATCATCAACCAGGTGCTGGATCCTGGCGTTATCTGGGTCAGGGCGGACAGCCTCTACAAGACCGTGCAGGACCTCATCGACGCGGCCAAGAAATCGCCGGGAACGATCCGCGCCGCCACGACCGGCATCCTGTCGGACGACCACCTGGCGATCCTCATGACCGAGGAAGCAGCGCCGGGCGCAAAATTCCGTCTCGTGCATCTTGAAGGCGGCGCTGCGCAGTTCAAGGAGATCATGGCCGGCAACATCGATGTCGCGTTCGACAATGTCGGCAGCATCGTCAAGCGCGTACAGTCGGGGGAGGTTCGGGCGTTGGCCGTGATGGATGACGTGCGGTCCAAGTTCTTGCCCGACGTGCCGACCATGAAAGAGCTCGGCTTTCCGACGGTGATCTCGAGCTCGACGCGCGGTGTCGCCGGTCCCAAGGGGATGGCGGCGCCGCTCGTGGCCAAGCTGCGCGACGTTCTCAAGAAGGCGATGGAAGACCCTGAGCACGTGAAGAAGCTCGAGGAGCAGGGCCTCGCCATCAAGATCATGATTGGCGATGAGTACGAAAAGTACTTCGCCGAAACGCACGCCAAGGCGAAGAAGTATACGGAGTGGGCCAAGGACCGACCGCCCATGTGA